DNA sequence from the Candidatus Saccharibacteria bacterium oral taxon 488 genome:
GGATTATACAGAAAAACCCAATAAAAGTAAAGAGTGGCTCGCATTGACGATAATCTATTGACTTTCCTGAAATGCTTATGTATAATGTGACTCAACGGTATAAACAAAAATAAACAGGGACACAACAATGGCGAGCCAGTCACAAAAGCAGCAGATCATTCAGAGCATCAAAGATGTGACTAATATCTTGGTGACGGTAAGCGCTGATCCATCGGTGGACGAGCTATCGGCAGCGTTGGGGCTGACAATTTTCCTCAATAAACTGGGCAAGCACGCCACGGCTGTTTTTAGTGGCAAAGTCCCGCCGGCGATTTCGTTCCTCGAGCCGGATGAGACGTTTGAGGCCACGGCGGACAGCCTGCGTGATTTTATCATCGCGCTTGATAAGGAAAAAGCCGACCATCTGCGCTACAAGGTGGTTGATGATGCGGTGAAGATTTTTATCACGCCGTACCGGGCGACAATTACCGAGGCTGATCTAGAGTTTTCGCAGGGCGATTATAACATTGAACTGGTGCTTGCGCTTAATGTTGAGAGTCAGGATCATCTCGACAAGGCGCTGACGGCCCATGGCAAGATTTTGCATGATGCGGTGGTGTCGACGGTGACTGCTGGTATGGTGAGGAGTAGTCTCGGGACGGTTGATTGGCATGATGATAAGGCATCAGGCGTGAGCGAGATGCTGGTTGACCTGATTGATGAGTTACGAACACCGAAAGTGACCATGGATGAGCAGATCGCAACAGCACTGCTGACCGGTGTTGTGGCGGCGACGGAGCGGTTCAGTAATAACCTAACCTCGTCGCGGGTGATGACGTTGGCGGCAGAGCTGATGGCGGTTGGCGCGAACCAGCAATTGATTGCTACTAAGTTGGCCGAGGGGCAGGCGATTAAAGCCGAGGAGCACTCAGAGCTAGAGCAATCAAAGCAAGCGGCCGATGCAGCTGATGATGAGATGCACGATAATGACGGCCAGGATGGTGCTAATTTTAAGGTCGAGCGGGGAAAACGCTCAAAGCCGGCTGAGTCAAAAAGAGATGATGGCGCGTTGTCAATCAGCCATGAGCGGCGGGGTAGCCTTGATGATGTGGCCAAGCAGACTCGGGCCGAAGAGCAGGATGCAGCGGCTCGTGTGGCTACGGCGCAGCTTGATCGCCTTCGAGCGGCGTCAGTGACGAGCGGACGGAGCAGTGCGCCATCGACATCGCAACCAATCAGTGCGTCGGTGTCGGCTGAGCCAGAAACGGCCACGCCACTACTAGGTGGAACGTTGAACGCAACGACGGAGCGGGCGGCTGAGGATAAGCGCCGCGATCTTGACACTGATCAAAACAAGACTATCTTGCATCACGGCACCTACGTCGGTGCGTCGCGGCCGGCCCTCGGCGAATCGCCGTTGAATGCCGCCATGGGGAAGTCTGATGAACCGCCGAGCGTTGACCCGTTTGCGACCACCAATAAAGACGAAGCGGTCATTGCCGCGCTAAAAGAGGAGACGCAGGCGCTGGCTGACAAGCAGACTCAATCTACCTCGCTGCCATCGCTACCAGATTCTGAGCGCGACGCCCGCGCGGCAATTACCGAGGCGCTGGCTGCTGCACCGCCGCTTGAATCTGCGGCTTCGCCCGCTCCGGTAGTTTCATCTTCGCCGCTACCGACAGTGTCGTCTGCTCCGGCTACGCTCGCTGATATTGAGTCTAATGTAATGCATGGCCTGCCACCGCTGCCTGATTTCTCTGACTTCTCAGGATCAGGTTTGCCACCGCTGCCACCAGCTCCGGTCGGTGCTGCAGACGGGGGGCTACCAGCGTTGAACACATCGCCTTCAGCACCGTCCGCCTCTACACAGCCGCGCACCTTTAATCCGTCCCAGTTCCAGATCCCGGGGCAAAAATAGCCCATGGACGAGGTGTTGCTCATTGATAAGCCGGCTGGCATGACCAGTTTCGGCGTGGTAGCGCGGCTGCGGCGAGTGCTCAGCCAGGCGGCGGGCAAGAAAGTGAAAGTTGGCCATACTGGTACGCTCGATCCGTTTGCTACGGGACTGATGATTATTGTGACGGGCAAGAAGTGTCGCGAGGCCGATACCTTTACCAAGCTCGATAAGTGGTATGAAGCAGAAATCATGCTTGGCGAGGTATCGACGACTGGTGATCCTGAGGGTGAACTGACTCGCGTGTCGACGCGGCAGCCATCTCGCAGTGAGGTTGAAGCGGTACTCGGTACATTGGTGGGTGAAATCAAACAACGACCGCCAGTGTTTAGCGCCATCAAGATCAATGGCCGCCGGGCCTATCAGCTGGCGCGTCAGGGTCAGCTAGTCGATATGCCGGAGCGCACCGTGTCGATCTATGCCTTGGAGCTTGTCACCTATGCGTATCCTCGCCTGGTGATTCGAGCGCATGTTTCGAGCGGTACGTACATTCGGAGCCTAGCGGTTGACATTGGTCAAAAACTGGGAACGGGGGCCTATTGTCACCAGCTGCGCCGCCAGGCTATCGCTGAATATGACGTTGCCCAGGCAAAACCATTAGCGGATTTTGGGATTTTGTCTTGAAGTGCTATTATCAAATTATGGGTAGGCAGACAGGTTTTACAATCGTTGAGTTATTAATTGTGATGGTCGTGATCGCGATTTTGGCGACCATCGGTATTGTGTCATATTCAGGCGTGCACCAGGATGCTACTGATACTAAGATTCGTTCCATCGTCAAGATCGCCGGGGACGCGCTGCAGGTATATGAAACGCAGAGACGAACGCTGCCGTCAGGACAGGGGACGTTCAATAGTGCGAATAGTGTTGACTCGCTTGTGCCGCAGTATATCCAGCCGGGGTATCGCGAGGGCGTCAGCAGCAAGAACGCGTCTGGTCCGGATGATATTTTTGTCTGGTATCCGTGCAAAGATACCTCTGGTAAGATAACAGGTATTGCGGTATTTGCGGCCCTTAATTCTGCCAAGCCGCAGGAGTCGGCTCAAGTTAACGCGGTCAAGGCGACCTGCAACATTCCGGGTGCAGCTGTGCCGACTACGGGTAGACCAGCCTATAACTACGTGCAGACCTTTTAGTAAATGCGGTTGATTTGCGTTTTTAGCGTAGCATTGGTATAATGACGAGGCTATGATTAGCAAAGACGATAAAGCGAAAGCAATTGCTTTGACTCAGGTCAGCAAGGACGACGTTGGCAGCCCGCAGGCGCAGGTGTCGATCTTGACGGCTCGTATCAAAGAGGTCACCAAGCACCTGAAGGCGAATAAGCACGACTTCATGGCACGTCGTGGCTTAATCCAGATGGTTGGCAAGCGTAAGCGCCTGCTCAGATACCTGGAGCGAACTGATTTTGAGAGTTATAAAGCGGTTGTGGCTGCCCTGGGTCTGCGTAAATAGTCGCGCCGGGTAGTTGTACGGATATCCACCTTGATATATCACGAGGTGGGTATTTTGATTTAACGTGGCGTAGCTACAAAAACCGTCCGGCCGTCAGCCGCGCCGCCGAGGGTGCATGAATAGAGGGTAAGCTGTGGTTTGTTGGTTCGGCTTTCGATGTGAACGGCATCCGGCTTGACGTCAAATAGCCGGGATATGACATAGGTATAGCGCTTGCCGCGGTAATCAATGATTATTTCATCACCAGTGCGCAACTTATCAATGTTGTAGAATGGTGATTTTTGGATGGTTTGCTGCGGTGTCAGGCCCATGATAAATCGGTGGGCCGACAAGACAAAATTACCGCCATCAACTGGATCGCCATTCTCTGGTTGGCGCCACCAGGCACCCCGCTCCATAATTTCGGCGCCGCCAGTAGCGTACGGCACGTTAATGTCAATTTTGGGGATGTAGAGACGATTCTCGGTGATGTTGGTTTCTGGCGTAGCGGCGAGAAGCTGGGTGGTTTGGTTGCGCGTTGGGTTAATGAGCTGGGCGCGAAAGAATGGACTAAGCGCCGTGATGAGTGTGTAGCCGCCACCAGCGAGCATGAGGATGGCCAGACTCATACCGAGCCATCGGCGGCGGTTTTTGGCGTGGGGTATCTGCTTCACTTGTTATATTGTAGCATGAGCGGGTTTTTCTGGCAGTATGGGTTGTTGCCTTACCGGAGTGAGTTGATCTATTTAGGGGTATTAAATTGACTTTTTATAGTTTTTATGCTAAATTACAGAGTATGAACGAATACGCACCGCGGGCTGATAAATTACCGCCAGATGCGGCTGAACAAGCGACAAAGATTGGTGAAGTTGTGGCTGCTGTTAAGAA
Encoded proteins:
- a CDS encoding sortase, which translates into the protein MKQIPHAKNRRRWLGMSLAILMLAGGGYTLITALSPFFRAQLINPTRNQTTQLLAATPETNITENRLYIPKIDINVPYATGGAEIMERGAWWRQPENGDPVDGGNFVLSAHRFIMGLTPQQTIQKSPFYNIDKLRTGDEIIIDYRGKRYTYVISRLFDVKPDAVHIESRTNKPQLTLYSCTLGGAADGRTVFVATPR
- a CDS encoding prepilin-type N-terminal cleavage/methylation domain-containing protein — its product is MGRQTGFTIVELLIVMVVIAILATIGIVSYSGVHQDATDTKIRSIVKIAGDALQVYETQRRTLPSGQGTFNSANSVDSLVPQYIQPGYREGVSSKNASGPDDIFVWYPCKDTSGKITGIAVFAALNSAKPQESAQVNAVKATCNIPGAAVPTTGRPAYNYVQTF
- the rpsO gene encoding 30S ribosomal protein S15, translating into MISKDDKAKAIALTQVSKDDVGSPQAQVSILTARIKEVTKHLKANKHDFMARRGLIQMVGKRKRLLRYLERTDFESYKAVVAALGLRK
- the truB gene encoding tRNA pseudouridine(55) synthase TruB, whose product is MDEVLLIDKPAGMTSFGVVARLRRVLSQAAGKKVKVGHTGTLDPFATGLMIIVTGKKCREADTFTKLDKWYEAEIMLGEVSTTGDPEGELTRVSTRQPSRSEVEAVLGTLVGEIKQRPPVFSAIKINGRRAYQLARQGQLVDMPERTVSIYALELVTYAYPRLVIRAHVSSGTYIRSLAVDIGQKLGTGAYCHQLRRQAIAEYDVAQAKPLADFGILS